Genomic segment of Bacteroides stercoris ATCC 43183:
CACTAACCCCTAATCCCTACCTCACGTGCGTATTAAATTTTATTTTTTTATTCTTGTATTGTTTTTGCTTGGGCTGGGTGGAGCGTTGATATATTTGGCAGGCAAAATGCAGACCACGCATCTATATGTTGTGGAGGGTATTATTGTATTCATACTGCTCTATCTGGCGGTGTTCTATCGTAAGATTGTCAAGCCGATGAGTACGATAGGAAGCGGTATGGAGTTGTTGCGCGAGCAGGATTTCAGCAGCCGGCTCAGCAGGGTGGGGCAGTATGAGGCCGACCGTATTGTGAACGTTTTCAACCGTATGATGGAACAACTCAAGAATGAGCGTCTGCGTATGCGCGAGCAGAACCATTTTCTTGATTTGCTGATTCAGGCATCGCCTATGGGGGTTGTCATTATGACGTTGGACGGTGAGGTGTCACAACTCAATCCGATGGCTGTAAAGATGCTGGGCGTTCGTCTGGAAGAGGCGCAGAACAGGAAACTGGATAAAATTGATTCGCCTTTGGCGGAAGAGCTGGCATCCATTCCTAAAGAAACGACTTCCGTGGTGCGGTTGAACGATGCGAATATCTACAAGTGTACCCATTCTTCGTTTATAGACAGGGGGTTCAAGCATCCTTTCTTCCTGATAGAGCGCATGACGGATGAAGTGATGAAAGCGGAAAAGCGTGCATACGAAAAGGTTATCCGTATGATTGCCCACGAGGTGAACAATACCACTGCCGGCATTACCTCTACCTTGGATACGGTGGAGCAGGCTCTTTCTACGGAAGAAAATATGGAAGACATTTGCGAGGTGATGCGCGTGTGTACGGAGCGCTGTTTCTCTATGAGCCGTTTCATTACCCGTTTTGCCGATGTGGTGAAGATACCCGAACCTACGGTAGCGCAGGTTCAACTGAACGAATTGGTATCCATGTGCAAGCGTTTTATGGAGGGAATGTGCAATGACCGCAACATTATTCTCCGCTTGGAATGCGACCCCGAAGTAGGGCAGGTGCGCCTGGATGCTTCGCTGTTCGAGCAGGTTTTGGTAAATATCATTAAGAATGCTGCCGAAAGTATAGAGAGCGCCGGAGAAGCGGCAGGCAAGCAGGGCGAAATAACGGTAAGGACCACTGCCCCCGCTCTTATAGAAATCGTAGACAATGGTCCCGGAATCAGCAAAGAGACCGAAGCTAAACTCTTCAGTCCCTTCTTCTCCACCAAGCCGAACGGGCAGGGGATTGGCCTGGTGTTTATCAGGGAAGTGCTGAGCCGTCACGGTTGTGCATTCTCCCTGCGCACATACAATGACGGATTGACCCGCTTCCGAATCTTGTTTAATTGAGAATTCCCAATTCTCAACTTCTGTTTTTCCTCCATTCTTCTGCGTACTCATCCAATATCCGCTTGATTCCCTGGCCGATTGTAATATAATCACTCTCGTTCAGATTGGCAAGGGAAGCACGTACGCTCCATTCGGGTCCGTCGAAGCCGCCACCGTTCAGAAGCACTAAAGATGTTTCCTGAGCAAGGCGGAATACTACGTTCAGCGGACTGTACGTTTTTTTGAGGTATTCCACAAACTTCTCTCCATAGAACTTTTCGGCCCATACCAGCATGTCTATTTCCGTATAATAGCCTACCCGTAAGGGGTCTTCCACTAACGTAAACCCGGTATTGTCCCAAAGAGCCTGCAAGCGGCGCCGGATAATTTCCTGCATTTTCTGCTTGTAGCTGTTCTCTTTGTCCAGCAGGGCAAAGGCGGCGAATAAGCTCATCTGCATCTGTTGAGGCAATGAAAGTCCTGCCGTATGGTTCAAGGCTATCTGACGGCTGTCCGCTACCATGCGGTCTATGAACTTCAATTTTTCGGGATGCAGGGTCAGCGTGGCATAGCGGCGGTTGAGGGCTTCGCGCTTCTCTTTCGGCAATCGGGATATTTGTCTGTCGAATACATTGTATTCGTGCAGCGCTATGACGGCATTGCGCCAGCCGGTAGCGCCGAAATACTTGGAGAAAGAGTATACGCAAAGCGTATTGTACGGAATTTCTGCCATGAACGAGCGGAAATGCGGGCTGAAAGTACCGTACACATCGTCCGTAATAATCATCAGGTTGGGATTGTCTTCCTTTACGATGTTTACGATGCGCGCCATTGTTTCGGGGCTGAGCGTATAGCTGGGCGGGTTGCTTGGGTTGGTGACAAACAAAGCCTTTATGGCCGGATTTTTCAGCCGGTCTATATCCTCGTCACTGTATTGCCACAGATGCAGCCCGTCTTTGCTCATGCGGTTGGCATGCAACTCGGTCACCTTGAACCGGTAACGGTCCAGTTGGGGAATCTCTATGTAAGGTGTAAAGGCGGGAACCATGAGGGCGATGCCGTCGCCTTTGTCCAGCAGGAAATTCTCTTGCAGCGAATCGAAGATGTAACACATGGCAGCCGTTCCGCCTTCGGTGGCAAACAGGTTGAAAGCTCCGCGAGGCGGACGGTTGTCGCACATTTCCTGATTCAGGTAGTCGCATACCAGCATTTCGGTGAATTGCAGGATGCGGTCGGGCACAGGATACTGGTTGCCTATGACGCTTTCCGCCCATTCGTGTACGAGGCTGTCGGGGTCGACGGCATGCTGCATCAGCATGTAGTGGTAGGTTTGTTCCAGCAGTTTGGCTCCGGGCTGGTAGGTATTGCTTTTGAGGAATTGCTCAAAGCGGGCGGCAATACCTTGTTTTTCGGGGATGCCGGCGATGCCTTCGGGGAGAAACATGACGTGACGGCATTCTTCCAGTCCGAATTTTCCCAGGAGGAAAAAGGCTTCGCGTGGAGTGGTTGCAATCCAGTTGGGATTGCCGCGCCCGGCGTTCAACATGGTACGGGCGGTCTTTTTCAGGCTTTCATCTGCCATGTCGATAAGACGGTTTTTCAGTTCAAAGGGACTGATATTCTCCATCTTCTTTTCTAAAAGTTTTGTATTCATATAATCTGAAGTTTAGTTTTTAAAAAGCGTTATAATTAAAGTGACAGTCGGCATAAACTAATTCCAGGTATGCTAAAATCTATTCGTCCGATAATTGTTTTCAATTCGTCCGACAGCTGTTGAATTATCGTCCGACAATTGTTGAATTTTCGTCCGACAGATGTCGGACGGAAAGATTTTAGTAAGCTTGAAAACAGTTTTTACTTATTAAGTAATCTGCTTAAAGTCTTCAGGGCATTAAATCAACAGGACGATAACCACTCCCCATATAATCAGCAGGGTGTTGCCTACGGCATACGTCACGGTATAACCCAGCGCAGGCGTTTCACTCTCTACGGCATCCTGTATGGCTCCGAGGGCTGCCGTAGTGGTCCTTGCGCCCGCACAGCATCCCAATGCGATGGCCGGATGAAACTTGAACAGATACCTGGCAAGCAACAGCCCGATAATCAGTGGGAAAGTGGTGGCTGCTGCGCCTACGAGGAACAGGCTGATACCCACATCGTGAAATCCCTGTACAAAACCGGGGCCTGCCGATATGCCTACTACGGCGATAAACATGTTCAGCCCTACATTGTTCAGTACCCATTGCGACGGTTCGGGAATGCGTCCGAAAGTGGGATGCTTGCTGCGCAGCCAGCCGAAGAGCAATCCCGCTATCAGCGCTCCGCCACTGGTGCTCAGACTGATTGGTACGCCGCCGATGTGGACGGATAGTGCACCGAACAACCCGCCTACAAGGATGCCGAGCCCTACGAAAATCATATCAGTCTGATTGGTAGGACGGTCTATATAGCCCAAACGTCTGGCGGCTGTTTCCACTTCCTGCCTGGTTCCCACTACCTCTACCACGTCGCCGGCATCTACGGTGGTCTGCGCCATGACGGGGATGTCGATGCCCGCACGCCTGATGCTGCGGATACTGACACCGTGCATGAACTTCTCGTTGCGGATGGCCGAAACGGTCTTTCCGGCAAAGGTCTTTTTGGTAATCATGACGGGCAGTTTTTCTGCGGGGAAGTCCAATAGCTGCTGGTCTTGTATTTCAGGTCCTATCCAATCCTCTTCGCCGATAACGTATTCCCGGCGTCCGCTTAGTACGACTTCATCCCCTATTTCCAGTTGCACGTTGGGGCTGACCTCACGGATAGTGCCTGCCTTGCGTATCCGCTCCACAAACAGGCGCTTGTCCTGTTGCTGGAAGTACACTTCAAGGTCTACGACCCTTTTCCCGTTTTTGAACCATTCGTTTTCGATGCGGTAGGCGCGGAAAGTGACGGGGCGTGCGGCATGAATAAAGCCGGGTTCATCTGCCTGAGAGTTGCCCATGCGGACTTCCAAATCCTTGCAGGCGGCTTTCACCTTATCCAGTCCGCCCAGCATTTTCGGTCCGATGGACGATAGCACCCAAGCCGAGCCGGCGGTACCGAAAATGTAGGTTACGGCATAGGATACGGGGATGATGTTGACGTAGCTCTGCCGTTGCGCTTCATCCAGTCCCATGTTTGCCATTGTATCTTCGGCCACGCCGATGACGGCCGATATGGTTTGTGAGCCGGCAAGCAATCCGGCGGCTTCTCCCATGTTATATCCCATGAGTAGGGCAAGCAGCCAGGTTACTCCCAAAACGGATACGCACATCAGCACCGCAAAAGCCACTTGGGGCAATCCGTCTTTTTTCAGTCCGCGAAAGAACTGCGGCCCTACCTTGTAGCCTACGGCAAACAGAAACAGCAAGAAAAACACTGACTTGACAGGGCCGGGTACGGCAATATTCAGTTGCCCTACCACTACGCCTACCAATAACACGCTGGTGACGGTTCCCAAAGTAAACTTACCGATACGCAGCTTACCCAGCCAGAACCCCAGAAAAATGGTGAGGAAAATGGCTAATTCGGGACGTTCTCTGAGTTGGTTGAAAATCCATTCCATAATTAAGTATTTAGGTCGGTTTGTACGTCTTTTGTAAGTCGTATTCGCTATACAACGGGTTTTAACGGGAAGTGTTTTGAATAAAAGTGGTTTTTTAGAACATTTATTCCGCAAAACCGGACTTTTAGAAAAAGTTTTCTTCCGTACCTTTGCGCACTGAATGATAGATGGGTAAGGTATGAGGTTGTTTATTAGGGTATTTCTGCTGTTGCAGATAATTGCACTTCCTGTGAGGGCGCAATATATAGTGCAAGGTGTTGTCACGGATTCGCTGACACGGGAGCCGTTGCCATATACCTCGGTCTATCTGAAAGGAACCACAGAGGGGGGGATGACTGATGACAAGGGGGTATTTTCCTTTAAGACCTATCGCCCGGAAGCACGGTTGGTAATCTCGGCCGTGGGCTATAATGAATACACCCGGCTGATTCATCCGGCACGCGGGGAGCGTATAAAAGTGGCGCTTGCCCCCACCACTTATGCACTGAATGAAGTGGTGGTGAAGCCGAAACGCGAGCGCTACAAGAAGAAAAACAATCCGGCAGTGGAGTTTGTGCGGAAGATGATAGAGCACCGGGATGATTATTCTCCGGATGAGCGCGACTTCTGGCAGCGCGAGCGTTATGAGAAAATGACGTTTGCCATTAATAACTTCGACAGTGTGAAACAGCAGAAGTGGCTGTACCGCAAGTTCAAGTTCCTGACCGATTATGTGGATACCTCCGCCGTGACGGGAAAGCCGGTACTGGCGGTGTCCAACCGCGAGTTGCTGGCTACGGATTATTACCGTAAGTCGCCGCACAGCGAAAAGCAATGGGTGAAGGCGCGGCGGCAGGCGGGAGTGGACGAAATGCTGTCACAGCAGGGGATGGAGCAGGCCATCAGCGTCACTATGACGGACGTGGATATTTATCAGAACAACATAACGCTGTTTACCAATAAGTTTGTCAGTCCGTTATCTTCTTTAGGCCCTTCGTTCTACAAATACTATCTGATGGATACGCTGACCGTTGCCGGAAAGCCTTGCGTGGACTTGACTTTCGTGCCTTTCAACTCCGAGTCGTTCGGCTTTACGGGGCATCTGTACGTCATGCTGGACAGCACGTATTTCGTGCGTCGTGTAGTGATGAACTTTCCTCAGAAAATCAATCTGAACTTTGTGGATTACATGAAGATAGAACAGGACTTCGACCGTGCAGAAGACGGTACAAGGCAACTTATGAATGAAAGTATCACGACGGAATTCAAATTGGTGGACAACAGCGACGGCATCTATGCCAAACGGGATGTCTATTACCGGAATTATGCTTACGAATCTACTGCCGATGCCTTGCAGGCGTTCCGAAAACCCGAGAAGGTGATTGAAGGCATGGACTCTTCCGCTCATTCCGACGCTTACTGGGATGCCAACCGCCTTGCGGAAGTGAGCAAGAAAGAGACTTCCGTAGACAAGATGATGGCGCAACTGCGTAGTTATCCGGTTTATTATTGGACGGAGAAGGTGCTGAAGGTGCTGTTTACCGGATATATTCCCGCACCTAAGGAGAAAGCTCCTTTGTTCTATATCGGCATGATGAACACCACCATTAGCGGTAATGCGCTGGAAGGAGTGCGTGTGCGTGCCGGTGGAATGACAACGGCATGGCTTAATCCGCATTTGTTCGGCAGGGGATATGTGGCGTACGGTTTCCGCGACGAACGTGTGAAAGGGTTGGCGGAACTGGAATATTCTTTCCATAAGAAAAAAGAGTATGCCAATGAGTTTCCGATTCACTCTTTGAAACTCCGTTATCTGTCCGATGTCAACCAGTATGGGCAACATTATCTCTATACCAGTCAGGATAACGTTTTCTTGGCATTGAAACGCCAGAAGGACGACCGTATCGGCTATCAGCGGAAAGCGGAACTGACGTATACGAACGAGTTTCATTCGGGCTTCTCCTTTCAAGTGACCACACGTCTGCGGAAAGATGAATCTTCGCATCTCATTCCTTTCATCAGGCAGGATAAAGATAAGTCGTTTGTAAAAAGTATTTCGACCAGTGAACTGGAACTTAAACTGCGTTATGCTCCTAATGAGAAGTTCTTTCAGACACAGTGGAACCGTTTTCCGGTATCTTTGGATGCTCCGGTATTTACGCTGACGCATACAATGGCCGCCAAAGGAGTGCTGGGTGGAGACTATACGTATCATTATACGGAGGCAGGATTTCAGAAACGTTTCTGGTTCTCGGCTTTCGGCTATACGGACGTCATACTGAAAGCCGGTAAGGTGTGGAATAAAGTTCCTTTTCCGCTGCTTATCATTCCCAATGCCAACTTGTCCTACACCATTCAGCCGGAGTCTTACTCGCTGATGAATGCAATGGAATTTATGAACGATGAATATGCCTCGTGGGATGTGACTTACTTTTTGAACGGTTTCCTTTTCAACCGCATTCCGTTGTTGAAAAAATTGAAATGGCGCGAAGTGTTGTCCTGCCGGGGAATTTATGGAAATCTGAGCGACAAGAACAATCCGGAATTCAGTGAGGGATTGTTTGCCTTTCCGGCAGGAAGCACTACTATGGGACACACTCCGTACGTGGAGGTAGGGGTAGGTGTTGAGAATATTTTAAAAGTGCTCCGGGTGGATTATGTATGGCGTTTGACTTACCGCGATTTACCTAATATAGATAAATCCGGGCTTAGAATCAGTCTGCACATGACGTTTTAACTTAAATCTTACTAACAGAGTATTAAATCGGATAAAAAGACTAATCTATATTGGGTAAAATACCCTAAATTTGAGCAATTTTTTAAACTAAAATAATTCAATGGCAATGAAAGAAAACATTAAGCCGGCAACCGGTCGTTTAGGCGTACTGGTAGTCGGAGTAGGTGGTGCGGTTGCAACCACTATGATTACAGGTACATTAGCAGCCCGTAAGGGGTTGGCAAAAGCTATAGGCTCAATCGCACAAATGGCTACTATGCGTATGCAGGACGGCAAAGAACATCTGATTAAGGATATAGTGCCTTTGGTTGATTTGAACGATATCGTTTTCGGCGGTTGGGACATTTTCGCTGATGATGCGTATGAAGCTGCAATGTATGCAGAGGTTTTGAAGGAAAAGGACTTGAACCTCGTAAAAGATGAGTTGAAAGCCATTAAACCCATGCCTGCCGCTTTTGACCACAATTTTGCAAAACGCCTGAACGGTACGCACATCAAGAATGCCGCTACACGTTGGGACATGGTAGAGCAGTTGCGTGAGGATATCCGCACTTTCAAGGCAAACAACAATTGCGACCGTATCGCCGTGTTGTGGGCTGCAAGTACTGAAATTTATGTTCCTCTGGCAGAAGAGCACAAGTCGCTCGCTGCTTTGGAAAAGGCAATGAAGGAAAACAATACGGAAGTTATTTCTCCGAGCATGTGCTACGCTTACGCTGCAATCGCAGAAGGTGCTCCGTTCATCATGGGTGCTCCTAACTTGTGCGTAGATACTCCGGCTATGTGGGAATTCTCCAAGAAAATGAATGTGCCTATTGCCGGTAAAGACTTCAAGAGCGGTCAGACTTTGATGAAAACTGTACTTGCTCCGATGTTCAAGACCCGTATGCTGGGTGTAAGCGGATGGTTCTCTACCAATATCTTGGGTAATCGTGACGGTGAAGTGCTTGACCAACCGGAAAACTTCAAGACCAAAGAAGTCAGCAAGCTGTCCGTTATCGACAATATCTTCGAACCCGAAAAATTCCCCGATTTGTACGGTGATGTATATCACAAAGTACGTATTAACTATTACCCGCCCCGTAAGGACAACAAGGAGGCATGGGATAATATCGATATCTTCGGCTGGATGGGCTATCCGATGGAAATCAAGGTTAACTTCCTGTGTCGCGACTCTATCTTGGCAGCTCCTATCGCACTCGACCTGGTTATCTTCAGTGACCTCGCTCTGCGTGCCGGTATGTGCGGTATCCAGACTTGGCTGTCATTCTTCTGCAAGAGCCCGATGCACGACTTTGAACACGAACCGGTACATGACCTGTTCCAACAATGGAGAATGGTGAAAGAAACCCTGCGCAATATGGTAGGTGAAACTGCACCGAGCTATTTGGACTAAAATAAGAAAACGGTAAGGTAATAAAAGTGATAAGGCGATAGAGTGATTGGCAAGTTTCCGCTTGAAATTTCATCACTTTACTGCCTTACCACTTTTATGACTTTATCACCGCATTATCTTGTCACTTTTATTATTCTATCACTTTTTATCAATGAAGAAACCCTCTTTTTTCCCGGTTATCATCGGTACGGGCTTCGGTTCGGGCTTTTCTCCTTTCGCTCCGGGTACGGCAGGCGCTTTACTGGCCGTGCTTATCTGGTTCGGAATATCTTTCATTGTTTCGGAAATATGCCTGATATGGCTGACGGTGGCTCTTATTCTTTTTTTTACGGTAATGGGAGTATGGGCAACCAATCGTCTTGAACCTTTCTGGGGAGAGGACCCGTCACGGGTGGTGGTGGACGAAATGGTAGGAGTGTGGATTGCATTGCTGGCAGCACCGTCTGGAAATGTCTGGTATGCGTTGGGGGCTTTTGCCCTCTTTCGTCTGTTTGACATATTCAAACCGTTAGGCATCCACCGCATGGAAAGTTTTCCGGGCGGAATTGGCGTGATGATGGACGATATCTTGGCGGGAATTTATAGCTTTGTAGTCTTAATCGGAGTAAGATGGCTGATAAGCTGAAAGGAAAACCGGGATTTGCAGGATGGCGTCATGCTGTTTGGGTCTTTATCAAGGCTCAGCTTTCGTCATACGTGGCAAGTCTCATAGATTTCTTGGTGACCATTCTGCTGGTTAAACTATCCGGACTTTTTTATTTGTATGCTACTTTTCTGGGCTCTGTAGTTGGCGGCGTGGTGAATTGCGTTATCAATTACGGGTGGGTATTTCATGCGGACGACTGCAAAAAGACGCATGTTGCACTGAAGTATCTTTTTGTCTGGGGAGGTAGTATTTTATTGAATACATGGGGCACGTTTGCCCTGACCGAGTGGCTGACGGGTATGCACTGGGTGGACGGATTGCTGGGACATTATATAAACGATGTGTTTATCCTGTCCAAGATTATCGTAGCCATTCTGGTGGCGTTCTTCTGGAACTATCATCTGCAACGGGTATTCGTATATCGTAATCATAATTTCGGGAAATTTATACGACAATATTTTAGAGACTAAATAGAACTGATATGAATTATAGAGATTGGCTGCAACAGTTGATTTATAAGATTATAAATCCGGTTGTGCATGGAATGATCAAGGTAGGCATTACGCCTAATTTTATTACTACTACCGGATTGGTGATGAACATCGTGGCTGCATGCGTATTTGTGTATGCGGGCATGTATAAACCGGGTGAGCTTGCTTATGTGGGCTGGGGAGGAGGTATTGTTCTCTTTGCCGGTTTGTTCGATATGATGGACGGGCGCGTGGCGCGTGTAGGTAATATGTCTTCTACGTTCGGAGCATTGTATGACTCGGTGCTCGACCGTTATAGCGAGATGGTGACGCTGTTCGGTATTTTCTATTATCTGATTTTGCAAGGGTATCTGTGGGGATCGATGATTACTTTTGTCGCATTGGTCGGTTCGCTTATGGTGAGTTATGTGCGTGCACGTGCCGAAGGATTGGGACTGGAATGTAAAGTAGGCTTCAT
This window contains:
- the aspD gene encoding aspartate 4-decarboxylase — protein: MNTKLLEKKMENISPFELKNRLIDMADESLKKTARTMLNAGRGNPNWIATTPREAFFLLGKFGLEECRHVMFLPEGIAGIPEKQGIAARFEQFLKSNTYQPGAKLLEQTYHYMLMQHAVDPDSLVHEWAESVIGNQYPVPDRILQFTEMLVCDYLNQEMCDNRPPRGAFNLFATEGGTAAMCYIFDSLQENFLLDKGDGIALMVPAFTPYIEIPQLDRYRFKVTELHANRMSKDGLHLWQYSDEDIDRLKNPAIKALFVTNPSNPPSYTLSPETMARIVNIVKEDNPNLMIITDDVYGTFSPHFRSFMAEIPYNTLCVYSFSKYFGATGWRNAVIALHEYNVFDRQISRLPKEKREALNRRYATLTLHPEKLKFIDRMVADSRQIALNHTAGLSLPQQMQMSLFAAFALLDKENSYKQKMQEIIRRRLQALWDNTGFTLVEDPLRVGYYTEIDMLVWAEKFYGEKFVEYLKKTYSPLNVVFRLAQETSLVLLNGGGFDGPEWSVRASLANLNESDYITIGQGIKRILDEYAEEWRKNRS
- a CDS encoding DUF5686 and carboxypeptidase-like regulatory domain-containing protein, yielding MRLFIRVFLLLQIIALPVRAQYIVQGVVTDSLTREPLPYTSVYLKGTTEGGMTDDKGVFSFKTYRPEARLVISAVGYNEYTRLIHPARGERIKVALAPTTYALNEVVVKPKRERYKKKNNPAVEFVRKMIEHRDDYSPDERDFWQRERYEKMTFAINNFDSVKQQKWLYRKFKFLTDYVDTSAVTGKPVLAVSNRELLATDYYRKSPHSEKQWVKARRQAGVDEMLSQQGMEQAISVTMTDVDIYQNNITLFTNKFVSPLSSLGPSFYKYYLMDTLTVAGKPCVDLTFVPFNSESFGFTGHLYVMLDSTYFVRRVVMNFPQKINLNFVDYMKIEQDFDRAEDGTRQLMNESITTEFKLVDNSDGIYAKRDVYYRNYAYESTADALQAFRKPEKVIEGMDSSAHSDAYWDANRLAEVSKKETSVDKMMAQLRSYPVYYWTEKVLKVLFTGYIPAPKEKAPLFYIGMMNTTISGNALEGVRVRAGGMTTAWLNPHLFGRGYVAYGFRDERVKGLAELEYSFHKKKEYANEFPIHSLKLRYLSDVNQYGQHYLYTSQDNVFLALKRQKDDRIGYQRKAELTYTNEFHSGFSFQVTTRLRKDESSHLIPFIRQDKDKSFVKSISTSELELKLRYAPNEKFFQTQWNRFPVSLDAPVFTLTHTMAAKGVLGGDYTYHYTEAGFQKRFWFSAFGYTDVILKAGKVWNKVPFPLLIIPNANLSYTIQPESYSLMNAMEFMNDEYASWDVTYFLNGFLFNRIPLLKKLKWREVLSCRGIYGNLSDKNNPEFSEGLFAFPAGSTTMGHTPYVEVGVGVENILKVLRVDYVWRLTYRDLPNIDKSGLRISLHMTF
- a CDS encoding sensor histidine kinase; amino-acid sequence: MRIKFYFFILVLFLLGLGGALIYLAGKMQTTHLYVVEGIIVFILLYLAVFYRKIVKPMSTIGSGMELLREQDFSSRLSRVGQYEADRIVNVFNRMMEQLKNERLRMREQNHFLDLLIQASPMGVVIMTLDGEVSQLNPMAVKMLGVRLEEAQNRKLDKIDSPLAEELASIPKETTSVVRLNDANIYKCTHSSFIDRGFKHPFFLIERMTDEVMKAEKRAYEKVIRMIAHEVNNTTAGITSTLDTVEQALSTEENMEDICEVMRVCTERCFSMSRFITRFADVVKIPEPTVAQVQLNELVSMCKRFMEGMCNDRNIILRLECDPEVGQVRLDASLFEQVLVNIIKNAAESIESAGEAAGKQGEITVRTTAPALIEIVDNGPGISKETEAKLFSPFFSTKPNGQGIGLVFIREVLSRHGCAFSLRTYNDGLTRFRILFN
- a CDS encoding CDP-alcohol phosphatidyltransferase family protein; the encoded protein is MNYRDWLQQLIYKIINPVVHGMIKVGITPNFITTTGLVMNIVAACVFVYAGMYKPGELAYVGWGGGIVLFAGLFDMMDGRVARVGNMSSTFGALYDSVLDRYSEMVTLFGIFYYLILQGYLWGSMITFVALVGSLMVSYVRARAEGLGLECKVGFMQRPERVVLTSLGALCCGIFGDCKAFDPMLILIVPMAVIAVLANLTAFARIAHCYKLLKKQ
- the aspT gene encoding aspartate-alanine antiporter; the protein is MEWIFNQLRERPELAIFLTIFLGFWLGKLRIGKFTLGTVTSVLLVGVVVGQLNIAVPGPVKSVFFLLFLFAVGYKVGPQFFRGLKKDGLPQVAFAVLMCVSVLGVTWLLALLMGYNMGEAAGLLAGSQTISAVIGVAEDTMANMGLDEAQRQSYVNIIPVSYAVTYIFGTAGSAWVLSSIGPKMLGGLDKVKAACKDLEVRMGNSQADEPGFIHAARPVTFRAYRIENEWFKNGKRVVDLEVYFQQQDKRLFVERIRKAGTIREVSPNVQLEIGDEVVLSGRREYVIGEEDWIGPEIQDQQLLDFPAEKLPVMITKKTFAGKTVSAIRNEKFMHGVSIRSIRRAGIDIPVMAQTTVDAGDVVEVVGTRQEVETAARRLGYIDRPTNQTDMIFVGLGILVGGLFGALSVHIGGVPISLSTSGGALIAGLLFGWLRSKHPTFGRIPEPSQWVLNNVGLNMFIAVVGISAGPGFVQGFHDVGISLFLVGAAATTFPLIIGLLLARYLFKFHPAIALGCCAGARTTTAALGAIQDAVESETPALGYTVTYAVGNTLLIIWGVVIVLLI
- a CDS encoding GtrA family protein, with the translated sequence MADKLKGKPGFAGWRHAVWVFIKAQLSSYVASLIDFLVTILLVKLSGLFYLYATFLGSVVGGVVNCVINYGWVFHADDCKKTHVALKYLFVWGGSILLNTWGTFALTEWLTGMHWVDGLLGHYINDVFILSKIIVAILVAFFWNYHLQRVFVYRNHNFGKFIRQYFRD
- a CDS encoding inositol-3-phosphate synthase — protein: MKENIKPATGRLGVLVVGVGGAVATTMITGTLAARKGLAKAIGSIAQMATMRMQDGKEHLIKDIVPLVDLNDIVFGGWDIFADDAYEAAMYAEVLKEKDLNLVKDELKAIKPMPAAFDHNFAKRLNGTHIKNAATRWDMVEQLREDIRTFKANNNCDRIAVLWAASTEIYVPLAEEHKSLAALEKAMKENNTEVISPSMCYAYAAIAEGAPFIMGAPNLCVDTPAMWEFSKKMNVPIAGKDFKSGQTLMKTVLAPMFKTRMLGVSGWFSTNILGNRDGEVLDQPENFKTKEVSKLSVIDNIFEPEKFPDLYGDVYHKVRINYYPPRKDNKEAWDNIDIFGWMGYPMEIKVNFLCRDSILAAPIALDLVIFSDLALRAGMCGIQTWLSFFCKSPMHDFEHEPVHDLFQQWRMVKETLRNMVGETAPSYLD
- a CDS encoding phosphatidylglycerophosphatase A, which produces MKKPSFFPVIIGTGFGSGFSPFAPGTAGALLAVLIWFGISFIVSEICLIWLTVALILFFTVMGVWATNRLEPFWGEDPSRVVVDEMVGVWIALLAAPSGNVWYALGAFALFRLFDIFKPLGIHRMESFPGGIGVMMDDILAGIYSFVVLIGVRWLIS